One Oreochromis niloticus isolate F11D_XX linkage group LG16, O_niloticus_UMD_NMBU, whole genome shotgun sequence genomic window carries:
- the LOC100699829 gene encoding olfactory receptor 11A1-like, translated as MDNVSVITVFTLSGLSDIANYRVILFFLTLLCYSVIWLVNLTIIVTVIVDKSLHEPMYIFLCNLCFNGLYGTAAFYPKFLYDLLSTAHVISYAGCLLQGFALHSTICADFSLLALMAYDRYVAICRPLVYHSLMTKQRVCIFLFFAWFFPFYLLFLSTITTAVLRLCGSHIPRIYCINWLINNLACTASVARIVIPAFNYTFYIGHILFVFWTYVHLIKTCQSSKENWNKFMQTCVPHLFCIIVVVVSFLFDMLYVRFGSKEFPQSFENFMAMEIVLIPPIINPLIYGFKLTKIRNRVLNFICGKSKALRLKS; from the coding sequence ATGGATAATGTTTCAGTAATTACTGTTTTTACTCTTTCAGGTTTAAGTGATATTGCAAACTACAGGGtcattctcttttttctcactttACTGTGTTACAGTGTGATTTGGCTGGTAAATTTGACAATAATTGTGACAGTCATTGTGGATAAAAGTCTTCATGAACCCATGTACATCTTCCTCTGCAATCTGTGTTTCAATGGACTCTATGGGACAGCTGCATTTTATCCCAAGTTTCTCTACGATCTTCTATCCACCGCTCATGTCATCTCTTATGCAGGATGCCTTTTACAGGGTTTTGCATTGCACTCCACAATTTGTGCTGACTTCTCTCTCCTAGCTCTCATGGCCTATGACAGATACGTGGCTATATGTCGACCTCTTGTGTACCACTCTTTGATGACTAAACAAAGAGtttgtatctttttattttttgcttggttttttcccttttatctTCTCTTCTTGAGCACGATAACAACAGCAGTGTTGAGGTTATGTGGCTCACACATACCAAGAATCTACTGTATAAACTGGTTAATTAATAATCTAGCTTGCACTGCCTCTGTAGCTAGAATTGTTATTCCTGCTTTTAATTACACCTTTTATATCGGCCATatcctttttgttttctggACGTATGTACATCTGATCAAAACATGTCAGTCATCCAAAGAAAACTGGAACAAATTCATGCAGACATGTGTACCACATTTATTTTGTATAATAGTTGTTGttgtgtcttttttgtttgatatgtTATATGTGCGATTTGGCTCAAAAGAATTTCCACAAAGTTTTGAGAATTTTATGGCAATGGAAATTGTCCTCATCCCACCAATCATCAACCCCCTTATTTATGGatttaaattaacaaaaataagaaacagagtTTTGAATTTTATATGTGGTAAAAGTAAAGCTTTGAGACTAAAGTCATAA
- the LOC109197452 gene encoding olfactory receptor 11A1-like: MDNVSIITVFTLSGLSNIANYRVILFFLTLLCYCVIWLVNLTIIVTVIVDKSLHEPMYIFLCNLCFNGLYGTAAFYPKFLYDLLSTTHVISYAGCLLQGFVLHSSVCADCSLLALMAYDRYVAICRPLVYHSLMTKQRVCILIFFAWIIAFYLLFMSTITTAVLRLCGSHIPRIYCINWLINNLACSASVAKIIIPAFNYTFCVGHVLFIFWSYVHLIKTCQSSKENWNKFMQTCVPHLFCIIVVVVSFLFDMLYLRFGSKEIPQSVQNFMAMEILLIPPIMHPLMYGFKLTKIRNTVLNFICGQQVEEHGISARP; encoded by the exons atggATAATGTTTCAATAATTACTGTTTTTACTCTCTCAGGTTTAAGTAACATTGCAAACTACAGGGtcattctcttttttctcactttactgtgttactgtgtgATTTGGCTGGTAAATTTGACAATAATTGTGACAGTCATTGTGGATAAAAGTCTTCATGAACCCATGTACATCTTCCTCTGCAATCTGTGCTTCAATGGACTCTATGGGACAGCTGCATTTTATCCCAAGTTTCTCTACGATCTTCTGTCCACTACTCATGTCATCTCTTATGCAGGATGCCTTTTACAGGGTTTTGTATTGCACTCTTCAGTTTGTGCTGACTGCTCTCTTCTAGCTCTCATGGCCTATGACAGATACGTGGCTATATGTCGACCTCTTGTGTACCACTCTCTGATGACTAAACAAAGAGTTTGTATCTTGATATTTTTTGCTTGGATTATTGCCTTTTACCTTCTCTTCATGAGCACGATAACAACAGCAGTGTTGAGGTTATGTGGCTCACACATACCAAGAATCTACTGTATAAACTGGTTAATTAATAATCTAGCTTGCTCTGCCTCTGTAGCTAAAATTATTATTCCTGCTTTTAATTACACCTTTTGTGTTGGTCATgtcctttttattttctggtctTATGTACATCTGATCAAAACATGTCAGTCATCCAAAGAAAACTGGAACAAATTCATGCAGACATGTGTACCACATTTATTTTGTATAATAGTTGTTGttgtgtcttttttgtttgatatgtTATATTTGCGATTTGGCTCAAAAGAAATACCACAAAGTGTTCAGAATTTCATGGCAATGGAAATTCTTCTCATCCCACCAATCATGCATCCCCTCATGTATGGatttaaattaacaaaaataagaaacacaGTTTTGAATTTTATATGTG GGCAGCAGGTGGAGGAGCACGGCATCTCTGCCAGACCCTAG
- the LOC100699564 gene encoding olfactory receptor 5F1-like, with translation MDNVSVITVFTLSGLSDIANYRVILFVLTLLCYCVIWLVNLTIIVTVIVDKSLHEPMYIFLCNLCVNGLYGTAAFYPKFLYDLLSTTHVISYAGCLLQGFALHSTISADFSLLALMAYDRYVAICRPLVYHSLMTKQRVCIFVFFAWFFPIFLLFLSTITTAVLRLCGSHIPRIYCINWLINNLACSASVARIVIPAFNYTFYIGHILFVFWTYVYLIKTCQSSKENWNKFMQTCVPHLFSLIVVAVSFLFDMLYVRFGSKEFPQSFENFMAMEILLIPPIINPLMYGFKLTKIRNRVLNFICGKSSALRLKS, from the coding sequence ATGGATAATGTTTCAGTAATTACTGTTTTTACTCTTTCAGGTTTAAGTGATATTGCAAACTACAGGGTCATTCTCTTTGTTCTCACTttactgtgttactgtgtgATTTGGCTGGTAAATTTGACAATAATTGTGACAGTCATTGTGGATAAAAGTCTTCATGAACCCATGTACATCTTCCTCTGCAATCTGTGTGTCAATGGACTCTATGGAACAGCTGCATTTTATCCCAAGTTTCTCTACGATCTTCTATCCACCACTCATGTCATCTCTTATGCTGGATGCCTTTTACAGGGTTTTGCATTGCACTCCACAATTTCTGCTGACTTCTCTCTTCTAGCTCTCATGGCCTATGACAGATACGTGGCTATATGTCGACCCCTTGTGTACCACTCTCTGATGACTAAACAAAGAGTTTGTATCTTTGTATTTTTTGCTTGgttttttcccatttttcttctcttcttgaGCACGATAACAACAGCAGTGTTGAGGTTATGTGGCTCACACATACCAAGAATCTACTGTATAAACTGGTTAATTAATAATCTAGCTTGCTCTGCCTCTGTAGCTAGAATTGTTATTCCCGCTTTTAATTACACCTTTTATATCGGCCATatcctttttgttttctggACTTATGTATATCTGATCAAAACATGTCAGTCGTCGAAAGAAAACTGGAACAAATTCATGCAGACATGTGTACCACATTTATTCTCTTTAATAGTTGTTGCtgtgtcttttttgtttgatatgtTATATGTGCGATTTGGTTCAAAAGAATTTCCACAAAGTTTTGAGAATTTTATGGCAATGGAAATTCTCCTCATCCCACCAATTATTAATCCCCTCATGTATGGatttaaattaacaaaaataagaaacagagtTTTGAATTTTATATGTGGTAAAAGTTCAGCTTTGAGACTAAAATCATAA